A single Cannabis sativa cultivar Pink pepper isolate KNU-18-1 chromosome 7, ASM2916894v1, whole genome shotgun sequence DNA region contains:
- the LOC115696955 gene encoding uncharacterized protein LOC115696955, translating into MSEPQNPSSPQNPPSSSSSTSTKVSNQTNHGRANSSFSALKGHFPNPPDSTNPDPATLRDQWRFAIRQYSKWYSHAWGTAILAGVSFFALGWVIKGSNPLPSLSHQDSSHPPPAPSDEVKQ; encoded by the coding sequence ATGAGTGAACCCCAAAACCCCTCAAGCCCTCAGAACcctccttcttcctcttcatcTACTTCCACCAAAGTATCAAACCAAACAAACCATGGCCGAGCCAATAGCAGCTTCTCAGCCCTAAAGGGTCATTTCCCCAATCCACCCGACTCCACCAATCCTGATCCGGCCACGCTCAGGGATCAGTGGAGGTTCGCCATCAGACAATACAGTAAGTGGTACTCTCACGCTTGGGGCACCGCCATTCTCGCTGGAGTTTCCTTCTTCGCCCTCGGATGGGTCATCAAGGGTTCCAACCCTCTCCCTTCTCTCAGCCATCAAGATTCCTCTCACCCTCCTCCTGCTCCGTCCGATGAAGTTAAACAATGA